The Aedes aegypti strain LVP_AGWG chromosome 3, AaegL5.0 Primary Assembly, whole genome shotgun sequence genome contains a region encoding:
- the LOC5564658 gene encoding uncharacterized protein LOC5564658 — MAQHLHLVGLLSVMGLFLIPSLEASPWFWPWQSRASPSIVTISIGNRVNSNSVTDEGTSIRDLTFNLSRWKGNLTFEKNGTEILITRGNDGVTNIHIDFGSNSKSQQNETVPSNVTQSRRKRAIFELPSIPAIPIPTLNGTQAAIGENFFPLPNEIANPASNASNFLQPWQFLQTLITRRLPMQFLDTAVSYLSQLYSSTAKSMLDTGVNTLAETMDTLSSIVNSTLDYIEDQTAAGIRGVAISFRELPQARQSCVGQVPDDAAQPVVTKATGCVRDRWNELDGIVNQFLVAVSDSEEAYGGWLRALDGCNARNFAGVDEAELDAAQRSCYVQNISKSVEKMVDIPIQWANLAARASSIVMQFQPQVGLCVAGVGAKVAAVSANIGVQIMLCQAML, encoded by the exons ATGGCGCAGCATCTCCACTTGGTTGGACTACTTTCCGTAATGGGACTTTTTCTG ATCCCATCCCTGGAGGCAAGTCCCTGGTTCTGGCCCTGGCAGAGCCGAGCTTCCCCTTCGATCGTTACAATTTCCATTGGAAACCGTGTCAACAGTAACTCTGTGACCGATGAAGGTACCTCCATTcgggacctaacgttcaacttATCCCGCTGGAAAGGAAACTTGACCTTCGAGAAGAACGGAACCGAGATCCTCATCACCCGAGGCAATGACGGAGTCACAAACATCCACATAGACTTCGGTTCCAACTCCAAAAGCCAGCAAAATGAGACCGTTCCGTCAAATGTAACGCAAAGCCGCAGAAAACGCGCCATCTTTGAGCTACCTTCCATACCGGCCATTCCGATCCCGACACTCAACGGAACTCAGGCCGCCATCGGCGAGAACTTCTTTCCGCTTCCGAACGAAATCGCCAATCCGGCGAGCAACGCTAGCAACTTCCTGCAGCCGTGGCAGTTCTTGCAAACACTCATCACTCGTCGTCTACCGATGCAGTTCCTAGATACCGCCGTATCGTACCTTTCGCAACTGTATTCATCCACGGCGAAGAGCATGCTGGACACCGGAGTTAACACCCTCGCTGAAACCATGGACACCCTCTCCAGTATCGTCAACTCCACTCTGGACTACATCGAGGATCAGACTGCGGCCGGAATCCGCGGGGTAGCCATATCTTTCAGGGAACTCCCTCAAGCTCGCCAAAGCTGCGTTGGCCAGGTGCCGGACGATGCTGCTCAGCCTGTCGTGACCAAAGCTACCGGATGCGTTCGGGATCGATGGAACGAGTTGGACGGAATTGTGAATCAATTTTTGGTCGCGGTCAGCGATTCGGAAGAAGCCTACGGTGGATGGCTACGGGCGTTGGACGGGTGTAACGCGAGGAACTTCGCCGGGGTGGATGAAGCGGAACTGGATGCTGCGCAACGAAGCTGCTACGTTCAG aacatttccAAGTCGGTGGAGAAGATGGTCGACATACCGATCCAGTGGGCTAACTTGGCGGCCAGGGCCAGCAGCATCGTGATGCAGTTCCAGCCCCAAGTGGGACTTTGCGTGGCCGGTGTGGGAGCGAAAGTGGCTGCCGTTTCTGCGAACATCGGAGTACAGATAATGCTGTGTCAGGCTATGCTATGA